One Stratiformator vulcanicus genomic window, TGAAACGGAGCGCACTTGAGGTCATTCTCACCACGCTGCACGCCGGCGGAAAATTCTCCGATAAGAACTACGCTCGCAGTGGCGGCCTGCACGGCGTGGGTTCGTCGGTGGTCAACGCGCTCTCATCGCAAATGACCGCCGTCGTGCACCGCGACGGCAACGAATGGACGCAGGAGTACGAGAAAGGTCTTCCCACCGGGCCGGTCAAGAAGGTCAAACCGTTCCGCGGCAACGGCACGACGATCACATTCCGCCCCGACAAGAAGATATTCAAAAAGACCCATTTCTCAGCCGACCTGATCCGGCAGCATCTTGAGGACATCGCCTACATTCACGCCGGGCTGAAGATCAAATTCGTCGATGAGACCGTCAAGGGCGGGCAAATCGATGAGTACGTCCAGCCGGAGGGCATCAAGGCCTACCTCGAAAAGGTGATGAAAGACGGCAAGAAGCGACCGGTCCACGAGCCGGTCTTCTATGTCGAACGCGACGAAGCGGGCGTGAAGGTCGAAGTCGCGCTGCGCTGGACCGAATCGACCGACGAGCAGGTCCGCAGCTACGTCAACGGCATTCGCACGCACGCGGGCGGAACGCATGAAAGCGGACTTCGCTCCGGCGTCGCCAAGGCCGTTCGCAATTTCATGGACGTGCATGACGTCAAAGTCAAAGGGGTCTCGATCGGTAACGAGGACGTCCGAGAGGGTCTCGCCTGCATCCTCTCCGTCTTTCACGGCGACCCGATGTTTCAGGGGCAGACGAAGGAAAAGCTGAACAATCCCGAAGTCTCTGCCGTCGTCGACGGGTTGGTGCGGCCGAATCTCGAAACCTGGCTCAACAACAACAAGTCGGTCGCCGACGCGATTATCGGTCGGATCATCATTGCCGCCCGGGCACGAGCGGCCAGTCGTGCCGCTCAACAGGATGTGCGACGCAAAAGCGGCACGGGAAAGAAAACGAACCTTCCGGGAAAACTGCTCGACTGCCGCAACAAGAGCCGCGACGAGTGCGAACTGTTCATCGTCGAAGGTGACAGCGCCGGCGGTACCGCCGCGATGGGACGTGACGGAAACTATCAGGCCGTTCTGCCGCTCCGCGGAAAAATTCTCAACACCGAGACGCTCGCGCTTCCCAAAATCTTGCAAAATGCGGAAATCAAAGACCTCGTCGACGCCATCGGCACCGGCGTCGGGCCGAGTTTCGACATCAGCGGGCTCCGCTACGATCGCATCATCCTGCTGATGGATGCCGACAGCGACGGGTACCACATCAGCACGCTGCTGCTGACGTTCTTCTTCCGGCACATGAAAGAACTGGTCACGGCCCGCAAGCTCTACATTGCTCAACCGCCGCTCTACAAAATCACGATCGGCAACAAGGTCGAGTACGCCCGTGACGACGCGATCAAAGAAGAGATTCTCGAAGCGGCGCCGGCAAATCGCAAAGTCGAGGTCCAACGGTTCAAAGGCCTCGGCGAAATGGATGCCGAGCAACTCCGCGAGACTACGCTCGACCCTAAGAACCGAATCCTGCTGCAGGTCGATGTCGAGAGCCAGGTCGAAGCAGACGCGACCTTTGCCCAACTGCTTGGCAAAGACGCGAGCGAACGCTATCGCATTATCATGGACGAAGCGACATTAGCGGACGATCTGGACCTTTAAGTCGAGGTCGTCACGCCCTGTCCCTGAGACCTTCGACATTAGCCCCTCGACTCAATTCACGTCCTGCCAGGCGTCGAACGCGAGGTAGCCGAGAATTCCGGCTCCGACC contains:
- a CDS encoding DNA gyrase/topoisomerase IV subunit B, yielding MSTTAPRKTGSAKKIGKYTGADIEVLEGLEAVRRRPSMYIGGVDNKGLHHLIWEIVDNSVDEFLGGHTDRIDITLHKDGQSITVRDYGRGIPVDQHPKLKRSALEVILTTLHAGGKFSDKNYARSGGLHGVGSSVVNALSSQMTAVVHRDGNEWTQEYEKGLPTGPVKKVKPFRGNGTTITFRPDKKIFKKTHFSADLIRQHLEDIAYIHAGLKIKFVDETVKGGQIDEYVQPEGIKAYLEKVMKDGKKRPVHEPVFYVERDEAGVKVEVALRWTESTDEQVRSYVNGIRTHAGGTHESGLRSGVAKAVRNFMDVHDVKVKGVSIGNEDVREGLACILSVFHGDPMFQGQTKEKLNNPEVSAVVDGLVRPNLETWLNNNKSVADAIIGRIIIAARARAASRAAQQDVRRKSGTGKKTNLPGKLLDCRNKSRDECELFIVEGDSAGGTAAMGRDGNYQAVLPLRGKILNTETLALPKILQNAEIKDLVDAIGTGVGPSFDISGLRYDRIILLMDADSDGYHISTLLLTFFFRHMKELVTARKLYIAQPPLYKITIGNKVEYARDDAIKEEILEAAPANRKVEVQRFKGLGEMDAEQLRETTLDPKNRILLQVDVESQVEADATFAQLLGKDASERYRIIMDEATLADDLDL